The sequence TGAGCGTCGCCTTGTTCTCGTTGCAGAAATTGTCGAAGTTTCAAGTAGAGAACAAGAGAAAACTCTATTTGCCTTGAAATATAGATTTTTGGAATGGCAAAAGGTGACATTTGCCGTTTTTGTTGAAAAAAAACGACCTAAAACAGCAAAACCGACCCCTGCGGACCGATTTTAAACAAAAAAGTGCTCCAAGGCCCTAGTTAAAGGAGCCCGTGTTCCTTGAGAATCTTCTCGTACTTGTCGGCACGAGACTTTTCTTCGTCAGCACGAGACTTCTCTTCATCCGCACGAGTTTCAGCCTCGCTAGCGCGCTTTTCGGCTGCTTTAGTGCGCTGGCGTTCATCGTACACCAAGTCATCCAATTCCTGTTGCCAAGTCATATAGCGCTTCCTTGTTTCGTTGTCCGACAAGTACCATTGCCGCTGAAGTTCGATGTTCTTTGTCCCCTTGGATGTTGCCTTGTTGGTCGCAAAGTATTCGAGATACTCCTTGACCGACTGCTCGGCGACATCCCTGTACTTATTGAATATATAAAAATTTTTGTAACAGAGGTCACCCAGTTCGTGTTCGGGATGCCCTTTTTCCAGATTCTTGAACCTGTAGACGGCGCGATCCTGCTTGAAGATGTCGTCAGGACAAATAAAGATGATGTACTGTTCCTTGAGGTTACGGTAGGATTCGCCCTTGTTCAGGGCTTCTGAATCGCACAGTGCCTGGTAGTAGCGGGCACGCTTCGGAAGCTCGTGGGTGTCCTCAATCTGCATCTCGATGTCGAAGGTGCGCATAATCTCGCCATCGGGGCCCTGTTCCTTTACGAACACGTCATAGCGGACGCCCTTGTTGAAGGGGCTTGTTTCGGTGGATTTCTCCGGCTCCGGTTCCTGCAGGTCAAAAATCTTGATTCCGAGGATGGCTTCCAGGAAAGGCTTTGCGATATGCTTATGGCTGAATACCAGCGCGAACATGAAGCGGTTCGTGATAGGCAGTTCCTCGAACGGAACGTGGTTTGGATCCATAATGCTCCTTTACGCGGCTTGCGCCGCGCGGTAAAAACAAAAAAAGAACCGTCCCTATGTCATATAAATAAATATGATATAGAAAACGGCTCTTTTGTGAGCTTGGCCAGCTATTTGCTGGTTGTTTAGAATATAGCAAACAACGCTGTAGAAAAGTATTGTTTCATAAAAAATTTTTCATTTTGCAAACAGTTGTTTGCAAAACTTTCATTCGCCTTACATGCACTCTTCATACTTCAAAGATAATTGCAAAAAAATCCAACAACTAATCCTATCACACATTCATCATTGCATCAATCAACTTTTCTTGATTGCCTTGCAACGGGTACTGTTCCGCGATTTTTCCGTGTTCCATGCGAATGACGGACTGGCAACAGTTTAGAATGAATTCGGGATCGTGCGTAATCACGAGTAGCGTTTTTCCGCTTGCGGCAAGTTTCTGGAGAGTTGCCGACACGGCTAGCATCTGTTTGTAATCCAGGCCGCTGGTAGGTTCGTCGAACACGACAATTTCGCGGCCGCTAGAAACGCCGCTGCCGATAGCGACTCGCTGCTTTTGCCCGCCCGAAAGCGCCATGGGATGGCTACTAGCGTAATCTTTCAGGTTAAGCCGTTCAAGGATTTCTAGGGCGGCGTTTTCATCTTGCGAATTCATGCCCAACAAAATTTCGTCAAGGACGCTTTCTGTAAACAGTTGGTGGTTCACGTCCTGCATAATCAAGTATGCGCCGTATTTACGCGCCTTGCGTTTTTGTCGCCAGGTTCCGCGGAGCCCACACAACACCTGGGCAAGCGTCGATTTTCCGGCACCATTATGCCCGATAACGGCTGTGATTTGATTGCGCGGGAGTGAAAGTTCCGGAATGTCAAGAACCGGGAATTTGCGATTGTAGGCAAAATGGAGGTCTTTGAAGACCAATGACTCTTTAAGAGTTCGCTTCGCAAGCTCCTTCGAACTTTCCGGCCCTTCGGCAAGCTCAGGGACCTTATTTTTAAGTTGTTCCAAATTAATGCAGCGCAGTCCGAGACTTGCCGCATATTCCGGGCCTTTCGACTCAAGCTCGGCAGGCGTCCATTCGTGCGCAATACAGCCATCTTTTACATAGCAAATCCGATCTGCAATGTCTCGCAGGTAATGGATGCGGTGTTCCACGATAAGAACGGTCTTGCCGCGAGATTTCCAGAACTTGATGATTTCAGCGAGGTCCGCGACAGTTTTCAAGTCAAGATTAGCCGAGGGCTCGTCGAGAACGAAAATTTCGGGGTCGGTCGCAGAGACCGAAGCACAGGCGATTTTCTGCTTTTCTCCGCCAGAAAGGTGGAAGATATTTCGGCCCGCCAAATGTTCTATGTGGAATTCCTTCACGACGCGATTCACGCGTTCCCTGATTTCCTCCGGATCCATTCCCAAGTTTTCGCAGCCAAAGGCGATTTCACTGTCGGTATCGATGTTGAAAAATTGCGAACGCGGATTCTGGAAAACGGAACCCACGTGCCTTGAAATTTCTGCAAGCGTCATGTCGGCGGTATTCTTGTCGCCGAGCAATACGTCACCCGCCATCGTTCCCGATTGATAAAGCGGAATAAGCCCGTTGATCAGCTTAGAAATTGTCGTCTTTCCGCAACCCGACTCCCCCACAAGCACAACGCATTCGCCAGACTTGATTTCAAAATTCAAGTTCTTGATGACGGCATCGTCAAGAGATTCTGCGTAG comes from Fibrobacter sp. UWP2 and encodes:
- a CDS encoding Rpn family recombination-promoting nuclease/putative transposase, which encodes MDPNHVPFEELPITNRFMFALVFSHKHIAKPFLEAILGIKIFDLQEPEPEKSTETSPFNKGVRYDVFVKEQGPDGEIMRTFDIEMQIEDTHELPKRARYYQALCDSEALNKGESYRNLKEQYIIFICPDDIFKQDRAVYRFKNLEKGHPEHELGDLCYKNFYIFNKYRDVAEQSVKEYLEYFATNKATSKGTKNIELQRQWYLSDNETRKRYMTWQQELDDLVYDERQRTKAAEKRASEAETRADEEKSRADEEKSRADKYEKILKEHGLL
- a CDS encoding ABC transporter ATP-binding protein, with protein sequence MNIALKNVSFSYAESLDDAVIKNLNFEIKSGECVVLVGESGCGKTTISKLINGLIPLYQSGTMAGDVLLGDKNTADMTLAEISRHVGSVFQNPRSQFFNIDTDSEIAFGCENLGMDPEEIRERVNRVVKEFHIEHLAGRNIFHLSGGEKQKIACASVSATDPEIFVLDEPSANLDLKTVADLAEIIKFWKSRGKTVLIVEHRIHYLRDIADRICYVKDGCIAHEWTPAELESKGPEYAASLGLRCINLEQLKNKVPELAEGPESSKELAKRTLKESLVFKDLHFAYNRKFPVLDIPELSLPRNQITAVIGHNGAGKSTLAQVLCGLRGTWRQKRKARKYGAYLIMQDVNHQLFTESVLDEILLGMNSQDENAALEILERLNLKDYASSHPMALSGGQKQRVAIGSGVSSGREIVVFDEPTSGLDYKQMLAVSATLQKLAASGKTLLVITHDPEFILNCCQSVIRMEHGKIAEQYPLQGNQEKLIDAMMNV